In Bacteroidales bacterium, a genomic segment contains:
- a CDS encoding TIM barrel protein: MKLGISTYTYTWAFGIPGQQPEVHMDPFGLIDKAADFGIDCVQIADNFDLSALDSARLSVLASYAAKKNIEIEAGSRGLTEENLDRCIDVAKKLSSPILRMVIDQKDYKPAPDTVISIIRNAASKLASQKITLVLENHDRLPSIVFREIIEKSGTEFAAICLDCVNSMGIGEGLQTVIENLAPLTVNLHVKDFSVKRLSHMMGFLIEGKPAGQGFLELPLILEKLNAYGKCRSAILELWTPPATQVEETLKREEEWATESIVYLKKIMKP; this comes from the coding sequence ATGAAATTAGGGATCAGCACATATACGTATACCTGGGCATTCGGAATACCGGGACAGCAGCCGGAGGTTCATATGGATCCTTTCGGCCTGATTGATAAAGCTGCGGATTTTGGGATCGACTGTGTGCAGATTGCTGACAACTTTGACCTATCTGCACTTGATTCCGCACGATTATCGGTCCTTGCATCTTATGCAGCAAAGAAAAACATCGAAATTGAAGCCGGATCGAGGGGATTGACCGAAGAAAACCTGGACCGGTGCATTGATGTGGCAAAAAAACTGTCATCTCCCATTTTACGAATGGTCATTGATCAGAAGGATTATAAACCCGCACCGGATACTGTTATTTCAATTATCAGAAATGCAGCATCCAAACTGGCCTCACAAAAAATCACACTTGTCCTTGAAAACCACGACAGGCTGCCCTCCATTGTATTCAGGGAAATTATTGAGAAATCAGGAACTGAATTTGCTGCGATCTGCCTTGATTGTGTAAACTCAATGGGAATCGGGGAAGGATTGCAGACTGTGATCGAAAACCTTGCCCCGCTTACCGTTAATCTTCACGTTAAGGATTTCTCGGTGAAAAGGTTATCCCATATGATGGGCTTCTTAATTGAAGGTAAACCGGCAGGACAAGGTTTCCTTGAGTTGCCCCTGATCCTGGAAAAATTGAATGCATACGGCAAATGCCGGAGCGCCATCCTTGAACTATGGACCCCGCCTGCAACGCAGGTTGAAGAAACCCTGAAACGTGAGGAGGAATGGGCAACTGAAAGTATAGTTTACCTGAAAAAAATAATGAAGCCATGA
- a CDS encoding phosphogluconate dehydrogenase C-terminal domain-containing protein, whose product MNTKITLVGAGGKMGMRLSRNLKDSEYKMFYLEVSQAGIDRLKEIGLAVSDEKEVVSQSDVVILAVPDTALAKISSVIIPQMKPGSLVMTLDPAVARAGRLYLRKDVAYFIAHPAHPSVFNWEPTPEAQKDFFGGTLAKQAIVCALMQGEDKDYLLGENISKKMYSPVYQAFKITMEQMALLEPALVETLSSSCLDLVREGMEEIIKRGVPADAARAFLLGHINIQLAVLFKELPNAVFSDAANKALERGRRILFKEDWKKIFEPENVLQQVIDIT is encoded by the coding sequence ATGAATACAAAAATCACTCTTGTCGGAGCCGGAGGCAAAATGGGAATGCGGCTTTCCCGGAACCTTAAAGATTCGGAATACAAAATGTTTTACCTCGAGGTAAGCCAGGCCGGGATCGACCGTCTGAAGGAAATCGGGCTGGCCGTTTCCGATGAAAAGGAAGTTGTCAGCCAGTCGGATGTGGTTATACTGGCCGTTCCTGATACTGCACTGGCTAAGATTTCATCGGTTATCATTCCGCAAATGAAGCCCGGCTCGCTGGTTATGACCCTTGATCCGGCGGTTGCCCGGGCCGGAAGGCTATATCTGAGGAAGGATGTGGCCTATTTTATAGCACATCCTGCACATCCTTCGGTATTCAACTGGGAACCGACACCGGAAGCTCAAAAGGATTTTTTCGGCGGTACACTTGCCAAACAGGCCATTGTTTGTGCGTTAATGCAGGGAGAGGATAAGGATTACCTCCTTGGCGAAAACATTTCGAAAAAAATGTACAGTCCGGTTTACCAGGCATTTAAAATAACCATGGAACAAATGGCTTTGCTTGAGCCGGCTCTTGTGGAGACACTTTCTTCCTCGTGCCTTGACCTGGTTAGAGAAGGAATGGAAGAGATTATTAAAAGAGGGGTTCCGGCTGATGCAGCCCGGGCTTTTTTACTGGGCCATATAAATATTCAGCTTGCCGTGCTCTTTAAAGAACTTCCGAACGCTGTATTTTCAGATGCAGCAAATAAAGCACTTGAGAGAGGGCGCCGCATTCTTTTCAAGGAAGACTGGAAAAAAATCTTTGAGCCCGAGAATGTATTACAACAGGTGATTGATATAACCTAA